Proteins encoded together in one Mycoplasma miroungirhinis window:
- a CDS encoding Mbov_0121 family peptidase domain-containing ABC transporter has product MKIKRQEDIKDCGIVCIQAFYKYYFKKWLNINDLKLQANYSQNGLNLIEMQQLAYKNNLNMKILEGDFLSFIKLEITKPLIVLINNNNLLHYIIVVNKVNKKYEILDPSKGKYWITEEELQTKYLNVILSIEKGNRTISYNFSKNSMLSVFNNLKLILFSIILSVIVFILNIFSSYLTKQIIENIAYLKNDNWITIIFILSFWVIISRISINFSLSMIENKIQINLVNNINKLLADKLINANLISLNKLDKSDIFNRFFLVNMIAQYQSHFLLIIFSQSFGFIISIIFLWSFNIYLTIITFLSLLIVLLISLLFNFFNKPKYENLIKLSEQNINNFLNFVLNSYQNKNIYTNSYNYTSFIETNKNYLLKSYSYYQNKLSKDKIINFIMQITPVIIMFVGIKIIYKDQLNLGTIIIFSTFYNFLLNPVLNISSIISEYTTYKINLNKINFILNIETQNNFQPFRQFIQCNSIKIQNLEFGYVPSVKILKINHLNLNKHSVLESKNGSGKTTFLRIIAKHFDYQGSIKINDVEIKDFNNNEIYEKVLYLNKNILFAAKTVFEQITLKNISLENQFYINFKSYNLQNILDYANIKLDTQLENNASNLSNGQQAIVNIFNIFANSYSIILFDEVFEHLDEKVFDKLKEILQKHLKNVYTIEVSHSKKYIFNENIINLNEV; this is encoded by the coding sequence ATGAAAATAAAAAGACAAGAAGATATAAAAGATTGTGGTATTGTTTGTATTCAAGCATTTTATAAATATTATTTTAAAAAATGATTAAATATTAATGATTTAAAATTACAAGCCAATTATTCGCAAAACGGATTAAATTTAATTGAAATGCAACAATTAGCATACAAAAATAATTTAAATATGAAAATATTAGAAGGAGATTTTTTAAGTTTTATTAAATTAGAAATTACCAAACCATTAATTGTTTTAATTAACAATAATAATTTATTACATTACATAATTGTTGTAAACAAAGTAAATAAAAAATATGAAATTCTAGATCCTTCCAAAGGTAAATATTGAATAACTGAAGAAGAATTACAAACTAAATATTTAAATGTTATTTTAAGTATTGAAAAAGGAAATAGAACTATTTCTTATAATTTTTCTAAAAATAGTATGTTATCAGTATTTAATAATTTAAAACTAATTTTATTTTCTATAATACTATCCGTTATAGTATTTATTTTAAATATATTTAGTTCTTATCTTACTAAACAAATTATTGAAAATATTGCATATTTAAAAAATGATAATTGAATCACCATTATTTTTATTTTAAGTTTCTGAGTAATTATTTCCAGAATATCTATTAATTTTTCACTCTCCATGATTGAAAATAAAATTCAAATTAATTTAGTAAATAATATTAATAAACTTCTTGCAGATAAACTAATAAATGCAAACTTAATTTCTTTAAATAAATTAGATAAATCAGATATTTTTAATCGCTTTTTCTTAGTCAATATGATTGCTCAATATCAATCTCATTTTTTGTTAATTATTTTTAGTCAAAGTTTTGGTTTTATAATTTCCATAATTTTCTTATGGTCTTTTAATATTTATTTAACGATTATCACTTTTTTATCATTATTGATTGTATTACTAATTTCGCTTTTATTTAATTTTTTTAATAAACCAAAATATGAAAATCTTATTAAATTATCAGAACAAAATATAAATAATTTCTTAAATTTTGTTTTAAATTCATATCAAAATAAAAATATATATACTAATTCATATAATTACACTTCTTTTATTGAAACTAATAAAAATTATTTATTAAAATCTTATTCTTATTATCAAAATAAATTATCAAAAGATAAAATAATTAACTTTATTATGCAAATTACACCAGTTATAATTATGTTTGTAGGTATTAAAATTATTTATAAAGACCAACTCAATTTAGGTACAATAATTATTTTTAGTACATTTTATAACTTCTTATTAAATCCCGTTTTAAATATCTCATCAATTATTTCAGAATATACAACTTATAAAATAAATCTAAACAAAATTAACTTTATTTTAAATATCGAAACTCAAAATAATTTTCAACCTTTTAGACAATTTATTCAATGTAATAGTATAAAAATTCAAAATTTAGAATTTGGATATGTACCTAGTGTAAAAATTTTAAAAATAAATCATCTTAATCTCAACAAACATTCTGTTTTGGAATCAAAAAATGGTTCAGGTAAAACAACTTTTTTGAGAATAATAGCAAAACATTTTGATTATCAAGGTTCAATAAAAATTAATGATGTAGAAATAAAAGATTTTAATAATAATGAAATATATGAAAAAGTTTTATACTTAAATAAAAATATTTTATTTGCTGCTAAAACAGTTTTTGAACAAATTACACTAAAAAATATCAGTTTAGAAAATCAGTTTTACATTAATTTTAAATCTTATAATTTACAAAACATTTTAGATTATGCAAACATTAAATTAGATACTCAACTAGAAAATAATGCAAGTAATTTAAGTAATGGACAACAAGCAATTGTAAATATTTTTAATATATTTGCAAATAGTTATTCAATAATTTTATTTGACGAAGTTTTTGAACATCTTGATGAAAAAGTATTTGATAAATTAAAAGAGATTCTTCAAAAACATTTAAAAAATGTTTATACCATTGAAGTATCACATTCAAAAAAATATATTTTTAATGAAAATATTATTAATTTAAATGAAGTTTAA